The Alnus glutinosa chromosome 3, dhAlnGlut1.1, whole genome shotgun sequence nucleotide sequence CTTTCTGAGAATGTCTTTTAGTGTCTTCATGTTTCGATAGATGACTTAAGACTCTGGTCCGTTCCAGCTATATGAGCAGTTGAGCACTTCTTTGACAATGCTGCGAAAGCTTAGAAGTCACCATATGGAAGAAACCTTATACATTTCGGAGATATCAAATGGATATCTAGTATATTAAATGCGTACCAGATGGGGAAAATGAGTACACAAATGCTATCAAACTTTCAACATACCACCATGTTTTCAGCAAAAACAGCCACAAACTCTGCAGTCAAGTCATCATTTAGGCCTCACCAGGTAGGATTCCCATATCTCATCTGCTGGAGGAGATGGTTGAACCCAATGCCCTGGTATGCGGCTGCACAAATTTAACAGCAATTACAAATAATGAAACTGGAAGTAAAAACATAATGCAGAATGAATGGGAGGCATTAAAGGTGATTGGAGCATCAGCAAAGCCTGTGGAGGTAAAGTAGTGTTAGGgactatttttttatcttttcaaagttgatgtggcttttaaaatcatcatataatcaaaatttaataataatctatcacaaatctaatggtgattttaaaatatcaattttagaggataaaaagatggttCCTAACATTACTCGTGGAGGTATGGTAGTGGTGGTGCTAGAGTTTCCATGAGAGTCAACGATAGTGGAGGTGTTGTGCCTCTTATTACATTAGAGCAAGCATGTACCAAAGGAACGGCATCCTTACCTTCCTCCTGGTCTTATATATGCATCCCATGTTCTTCTCACCTGCAAGGAGTGGACCTTATTAAGATTTAAATCTAAACAAAATTACTAATGACTATCAGGTAATCAATTACATTGAACACAGTAGATAGTTGTATCTTGCAAGATATGTAGAAACTTGAAGAGGTACTAATTGAAATCACCTCAATAAGCGTGCCCATATCGGCATTGCTACCATGATAATAATGATAGAACTCTAAAGGTAGATTTGCCAAAGATTCATAAACTCCATTAAATCCTTGTCCCTCTGATCCTTGTTTTCCACCTTCACTGTCAGTGACTGTAGTGGGGCCTTCATTATTTTCAGTTTCAATTATTTGGTCTATACTTTCCTTGTTACTGCCTTTATCACTGCTTAGAACTTTTGAGTCAGGCCCATGACTCTGGAGGGGTTTCCTCGATTCCTCAGCAGTTGCAATCGCATCCCTAGCAGCATCTGTGTCAGCTGCAGCAATTGCCTGGCGCTCCTCTTCTTCAACTGCAGCTTGAACTCTCTCAAGAAACTTGTCATCCTCCTCGGGAAGAAAATGACCTGCATAATTATGCAACCAACCATAAGTTTGTGTAATTATTGAATCAAATATATTTAACATTGCAGTACTATGAATAAAGACATGTATATCATTGTGCCCTATCCTGTTCAGTAATATGAcaatattaatcaaattaacGTCATAAgcattcatcaaaaaaagagaaaaaaagaaaaaggaaaaaagcatcGCAGTAGTCAACTTTGATGTGAAAAAATAAGGTTCTCATATACAGATGTTGAAGTGGAACAGCAACATAATATTGCAATTAAGTTCAACTTTGATGTTGAGATATAGCACAATTTGTAATGGTAAACAAGTATTCATATTGTACTCGATATGTGAAATGTGTTCCTCTGCGGTTACCGGCAACCTGATATACTACAAATCACCAGATTTACATTTTAAGCAAATAGAACATTTGCCACAACTGAGAcaagtaagaaaaagaataagaaccATAGGAAACCAGACCTTGTTTCTTCAATTTTTGGATCCTGATGGAACGCAACTCTTGCAATTTCTCCACAATTAATACCTGCTCAAGCTGAAATATAAAACCTAGTGTCAGGCAGAGAGATATCAGCAACAATAATTAAAGAATGGAAATTTTAGATGGGTCCTATCTCTGGATGACAGTAAGGGGTGGACCATCCAATAAATGGTAGTACCCTTTGAATTACATCAGATCATTGCTCTCTAGACCATCCAATAAATGGTAGTACCCTTTGAATTACATCAGATCATTGCTATCCAAGCAACGTCTTCCACATGAAAAAAAGTTCCATACAATGCGTATTTTCTTTCCCCCGACTCCCTGAGCATGATAATGGCACTAGTAGAAAACACGGAAAATAGTATCTCACCATCAAATGATCTCATATCAGAATATGGACTTGGGAAAAAGACAAATCAAATCAGTTGGAGAGAACATGATGCAAAAAGACAGAATGAGGATAGGAAATGGAGTTCCACCCCTACTGCCCTCCGCAGTGGAGTGGGTGGACACTGGAGGTGTGGAGGAGAGACCTACCTCTCGTGAAGGGGTGGCTTccgcttcttttttttaatttttagatttttttttttttaacaaggctGACTTCCGCTTCTTTAAAGGTGAgcgtgttttaaaaatattcttatatgaAAGTGGAGAGAGTTTTTTAAGAAgtgtttgtgttttgttttgaaaagagtgTTGGTAGTGGGGGCCACATCTGAAAACTCGTTTAGATAACTATTGTCTAAAaagtatttttcggtgtttaaaaagcgaaaaatgttttgaaaaagcTTGCCAAACAGGGCCAAAATATCTGAACATTCTAGATGAAAGTGTGCTTGTTATCCGCAGCAAAGACCAATTACTGCACGAGTATGTAAGAAGTGGTAAGAGGGAAGCCAATGATAATGTTGCtcaagacaaaaaaatatgatCATAGGCTTGAACCTAGGAAAAGCAGAACGCAGGAACAGGATTCAAATGAGCCAATTCAAGGTAGTAGGACGAAGTTTTCTTAACTATGGTCCAAATGCACTAGATACTCAGTATCAAACGAGTAAGAGTAACAGCATCTTAACAGACTCAGTTTCTACAGAACACATTTATATGGGCATGTACAACCAATGCTCACCTCCGATTCTAGtctctttctctcctctttTGCTTTAAGTTTTGCaacttctttcatcttctctaCCTGCAAAACCACATGCCTAAGTcactaagaaaaaaatatttaggcTGCACTTTCATGCAAATTGCAAATACAACTGGTCATCAACACAATGAATGTTCTTGCTTACAAATCCACATTATTCATGGTAACTCATGCCAACATATGGGTTAAGCAACAAAAAGTTGCCACACTATTCTAGTTTTCTAACACTTTAGAGACAACATCTCTTTTTAAGGATGATGGAATATCTAATTTGACTCACTTTATTGATGTCCGTTATAGCCACCCAACCTGCACTTCATAACAATCAGTCACTTTACTCCCTATAAATGGCTCCTCACTGGTTCCACATACGGAAGAAAATCTTAATTTGCTTCCAAAATGGATGAATTATTTTCAACTCCACAGATACTGACAccacacacaaaaaataaaaataatgaaaataaaacaaaacataatgCACTGGAAGATTTGAACTAAAGACTCTTTAGAAAGGATTTTATATCGGCTGCTAACCTAAATTGATTAGCAGTACATACACCATAGAGGACAAACATATTTAGCTAAAAGATCATATAAATGAATTTCAAGTTCTTAGCACCTGTGGATATTAATACAAGCAAATACTGGTTGGAAAGTGCAGCCTAACATCTAAATATCCAATACCTTGCGATTTGCAATATCATTAGCAATCTCCCTAGCCCTCCATTCATCAGCTTCTTGATCAGCTTGTTCAAATCGTTCACGCTCCTAATCGTCAAAACAATAAAagcaaagaaacaaaataagcatCTGTCCAACATAAACCCAATAAAGCAGAAGCAAGGCGGAAAGGACACCACCTTTGCGTGCATTTCTGCAATGtgcttcctctttcttttcctccaaagtttattttgtttatactTCCGT carries:
- the LOC133864845 gene encoding U11/U12 small nuclear ribonucleoprotein 59 kDa protein-like isoform X2, with the translated sequence MNLVPFQSAARPPWFPMLPPNPPMSCAFWETKNVKDRLRELQDTLDLAQAMEKELEMLAMIKDGKGRLEDEGYVSNGISVHGFKKKLEDKGVSMESQESRSVEAVNILMAKLRAQLEPFRVITDERTPWEEKSAAVRLADKTRKYKQNKLWRKRKRKHIAEMHAKVRERFEQADQEADEWRAREIANDIANRKVEKMKEVAKLKAKEERKRLESELEQVLIVEKLQELRSIRIQKLKKQGHFLPEEDDKFLERVQAAVEEEERQAIAAADTDAARDAIATAEESRKPLQSHGPDSKVLSSDKGSNKESIDQIIETENNEGPTTVTDSEGGKQGSEGQGFNGVYESLANLPLEFYHYYHGSNADMGTLIEVRRTWDAYIRPGGSRIPGHWVQPSPPADEIWESYLVRPK
- the LOC133864845 gene encoding U11/U12 small nuclear ribonucleoprotein 59 kDa protein-like isoform X1 codes for the protein MNLVPFQSAARPPWFPMLPPNPPMSCAFWETKNVKDRLRELQDTLDLAQAMEKELEMLAMIKDGKGRLEDEGYVSNGISVHGFKKKLEDKGVSMESQESRSVEAVNILMAKLRAQLEPFRVITDERTPWEEKSAAVRLADKTRKYKQNKLWRKRKRKHIAEMHAKERERFEQADQEADEWRAREIANDIANRKVEKMKEVAKLKAKEERKRLESELEQVLIVEKLQELRSIRIQKLKKQGHFLPEEDDKFLERVQAAVEEEERQAIAAADTDAARDAIATAEESRKPLQSHGPDSKVLSSDKGSNKESIDQIIETENNEGPTTVTDSEGGKQGSEGQGFNGVYESLANLPLEFYHYYHGSNADMGTLIEVRRTWDAYIRPGGSRIPGHWVQPSPPADEIWESYLVRPK